From the genome of Sulfurihydrogenibium sp., one region includes:
- a CDS encoding acetyl-CoA carboxylase carboxyltransferase subunit alpha — MDINQELQSLQDQIEILRERVKKGEHHLINELAKLRRRFKKLSKEKMASLTAWDRVQLARHPKRPHTIDYINNLFTDFIELHGDRRFADDKAIIAGFANFEGKPVCVIGHEKGRDTKEKIERNFGMPHPEGYRKAIRVMKLAEKFKRPIFTFIDTPGAYPGIGAEERGQSQAIAESLMVMGSLKTPIIATVIGEGGSGGALALGVADKILMLENAIYSVISPEGCAAILFKSAESAPIAAESLKITAQDLKELGIIDCIVREPLGGAHLQPKKMYRLLRRALRKSLREITNIDLDELVELRHRKFYSMGRFIEK, encoded by the coding sequence ATGGATATAAATCAAGAATTGCAATCCTTACAAGACCAGATTGAGATATTAAGAGAGAGGGTAAAGAAAGGTGAGCATCATTTAATTAATGAGCTTGCAAAATTAAGAAGGAGATTTAAAAAACTGTCTAAGGAAAAGATGGCAAGTTTGACAGCATGGGACAGAGTTCAGCTTGCCAGACATCCAAAAAGACCACACACAATAGACTATATAAATAATTTATTCACTGATTTCATAGAACTTCACGGAGATAGAAGGTTTGCAGATGATAAAGCAATAATAGCAGGATTTGCAAACTTTGAAGGGAAGCCTGTTTGTGTAATCGGTCATGAAAAGGGAAGGGACACAAAAGAAAAGATAGAAAGAAACTTTGGAATGCCGCACCCGGAGGGATACAGAAAAGCCATCAGAGTAATGAAATTAGCAGAAAAATTTAAAAGACCGATTTTTACATTTATAGATACTCCGGGAGCTTATCCGGGAATTGGTGCAGAAGAAAGAGGTCAATCTCAAGCCATAGCAGAAAGTCTAATGGTAATGGGTAGCTTAAAAACTCCTATTATTGCGACTGTCATAGGTGAAGGTGGTAGTGGTGGAGCATTGGCTCTTGGCGTTGCAGACAAAATACTTATGCTTGAAAATGCTATATATTCAGTAATATCTCCTGAAGGTTGTGCTGCCATACTTTTTAAATCAGCAGAATCAGCACCTATTGCAGCAGAAAGCTTAAAAATTACAGCACAAGATTTAAAAGAACTTGGTATTATTGACTGTATAGTAAGAGAACCCCTTGGTGGAGCTCATTTACAGCCAAAGAAAATGTATAGATTATTAAGAAGAGCTTTAAGAAAATCTTTAAGAGAAATAACAAATATTGACTTAGATGAATTGGTTGAGTTAAGGCATAGAAAATTTTATTCAATGGGAAGGTTTATTGAGAAGTAG
- a CDS encoding S1 RNA-binding domain-containing protein, which produces MNEFEKMMEQAVETSHYSKNQKVKGKVVKITDDKVYVDIGQKVEAVLRKQEAEGYKEGDEIEAVFIGKRDKDGYFILSRKGFVMKDKAKKLKEAFENRQKVKVMVVSKGEKGYIVDIEGIKGFMPFSESGTKRDETLPEGYTFEGYIVKFEERKGNPNVVISRKEALKEELNEEKEKYLSVLQQGQKVIGKVEKITDKVAVISIDNVVYGILPKSELSWDKNKKFEDVLKVGDNIELVIKEIKDKKPIFSLKALEPNPWDKFDKNVGDVVEATVKEINKFGVVVDVEGVEGFIYNREISHFDYMKAKKNLKVGDKVKAKIIELDKENRKLKLSIKALQENPVEKFLKENPVGSVIEARVKDVKQKVAFIDLGEIEGIIKLEDATDNKNIKSISSVLKEGKVYKFKVLGVEKDKILLGMKQLLEEEWNEFISKYKVGDIVKGKVKKLIEKGAIVDLGENIEGFIPVSEIALERINIPSDKLELHQEVEAKIIKIDPENKKITLSIKQILLEEEKRKKEEEKRKAEEEAKRKLLEKLASKKEEGKQPEGESLGTLGDILKKKLLEKG; this is translated from the coding sequence ATGAATGAGTTTGAAAAAATGATGGAGCAAGCTGTAGAAACTTCCCATTACTCAAAAAATCAAAAAGTAAAAGGAAAAGTCGTAAAAATAACAGATGATAAAGTTTATGTAGATATAGGACAAAAAGTAGAAGCTGTTTTAAGAAAACAAGAAGCAGAAGGTTATAAAGAGGGTGATGAGATAGAAGCGGTATTTATTGGCAAAAGAGATAAAGATGGATACTTTATCCTTTCAAGAAAAGGCTTTGTCATGAAAGATAAGGCAAAGAAGCTTAAAGAAGCTTTTGAAAATAGACAAAAAGTAAAAGTTATGGTAGTTAGTAAAGGAGAAAAAGGATATATTGTTGATATAGAAGGCATTAAAGGATTTATGCCATTTTCAGAGTCCGGCACTAAAAGAGATGAAACCTTGCCTGAAGGTTATACATTTGAAGGATACATTGTTAAGTTTGAAGAAAGAAAAGGCAATCCTAACGTTGTAATATCAAGAAAAGAAGCATTAAAAGAAGAATTAAACGAAGAAAAAGAAAAATACTTATCAGTTTTACAACAAGGTCAAAAAGTTATCGGTAAGGTAGAAAAAATCACCGATAAAGTTGCTGTAATCTCTATTGACAATGTAGTTTATGGAATCCTGCCAAAGAGTGAGCTTTCTTGGGATAAAAACAAAAAGTTTGAAGATGTTTTAAAAGTGGGAGATAACATAGAATTAGTAATAAAAGAGATTAAAGATAAAAAGCCAATATTTTCTTTAAAAGCTTTAGAGCCAAATCCATGGGATAAATTTGATAAAAATGTTGGGGATGTTGTAGAAGCTACCGTGAAAGAAATCAATAAATTTGGTGTAGTTGTTGACGTAGAAGGAGTTGAGGGTTTTATCTATAACAGAGAAATTTCCCATTTTGATTATATGAAAGCTAAGAAAAATTTGAAAGTTGGAGATAAAGTTAAGGCAAAAATTATAGAGCTTGATAAAGAAAACAGAAAATTAAAATTAAGCATAAAGGCATTACAAGAAAATCCAGTAGAAAAATTCTTAAAAGAAAATCCTGTTGGTAGTGTAATTGAGGCAAGAGTTAAAGATGTTAAACAAAAAGTTGCATTTATAGACCTTGGTGAAATAGAGGGAATTATAAAACTTGAAGATGCTACAGATAATAAAAATATAAAATCCATCTCATCAGTATTAAAGGAAGGTAAAGTTTATAAATTTAAAGTTCTTGGCGTGGAAAAAGACAAAATCTTACTTGGAATGAAACAGCTCTTAGAAGAAGAATGGAATGAGTTTATCTCTAAATACAAAGTTGGCGATATTGTTAAAGGAAAGGTCAAAAAACTTATAGAAAAAGGTGCGATCGTTGATTTAGGAGAAAATATAGAAGGCTTTATACCGGTTTCTGAAATAGCATTAGAAAGAATAAACATTCCAAGCGACAAGTTAGAGCTTCATCAAGAAGTCGAGGCTAAAATAATAAAAATAGACCCAGAAAACAAGAAAATAACATTAAGCATTAAGCAAATTTTATTAGAAGAAGAAAAGAGAAAGAAAGAAGAAGAGAAAAGAAAAGCTGAAGAAGAGGCAAAAAGAAAGCTTTTAGAAAAATTGGCAAGTAAAAAGGAAGAAGGAAAGCAGCCGGAAGGAGAAAGCTTAGGTACCTTAGGAGATATTCTTAAGAAAAAGCTGCTGGAGAAAGGTTGA
- the secG gene encoding preprotein translocase subunit SecG — MEFLFGVLSVVLIIVSILLIILVLMQKTKGAEIGAVFGSGAAKAVLGASAATILTKITYWLGAIFLTLVLILSYLSVHIAKSKSVIESIPAEQTQKK; from the coding sequence GTGGAATTTTTATTTGGAGTTTTATCTGTAGTTTTAATAATTGTCTCTATTCTTTTAATAATTCTTGTTTTAATGCAAAAAACAAAAGGTGCTGAGATTGGAGCTGTTTTTGGGTCTGGTGCGGCAAAGGCTGTCCTTGGAGCTTCTGCAGCAACGATTTTAACAAAAATAACCTACTGGCTTGGAGCAATATTCTTAACATTAGTTTTAATACTATCATATTTGAGCGTCCATATTGCAAAATCAAAATCTGTAATTGAAAGTATACCGGCAGAGCAAACACAAAAGAAATAA
- a CDS encoding lysophospholipid acyltransferase family protein, translating to MEKKAPYSEFGYKVFYKIRPALKKLLKINAVGLENIPLTGGCILAANHRSYLDPPVLNIISPRPIIFLAKKELFEVPILGWIIRKAGAIPVKRDNRDLITIKKAISLLKEGYVIGIFPEGTRARPGEFRKPKPGVGYLIEKAKVPVIPILIEGTDKILPVKSKFPKLFKYNIDVIIGKPINFEGISSYEHVAEKVMYEIKKLKEVKRDG from the coding sequence TTGGAGAAAAAAGCCCCATACTCAGAATTTGGTTATAAAGTTTTTTATAAAATCAGACCGGCGTTAAAAAAGCTATTAAAAATAAATGCTGTAGGGCTTGAAAATATACCGTTGACCGGTGGCTGTATCTTAGCTGCCAATCACAGAAGTTATTTAGACCCACCAGTTTTAAACATCATATCTCCAAGACCGATAATCTTCTTAGCAAAAAAAGAGCTTTTTGAAGTGCCAATCCTTGGTTGGATAATTAGAAAGGCAGGAGCTATTCCGGTAAAAAGAGACAATAGAGATTTAATCACGATAAAAAAAGCCATCTCTTTACTTAAGGAAGGTTATGTAATAGGAATTTTTCCGGAAGGAACAAGAGCAAGACCGGGAGAGTTTAGAAAACCAAAACCAGGAGTTGGCTATCTTATAGAAAAAGCAAAAGTTCCAGTGATACCAATTCTTATTGAAGGTACAGATAAAATACTACCAGTAAAATCAAAATTTCCTAAATTATTCAAGTATAATATTGATGTAATTATTGGAAAACCTATAAATTTTGAAGGAATATCATCTTACGAGCATGTGGCAGAAAAAGTAATGTACGAAATCAAAAAGTTAAAAGAGGTAAAAAGAGATGGCTAA
- the ispH gene encoding 4-hydroxy-3-methylbut-2-enyl diphosphate reductase yields the protein MANIIVAQTAGFCFGVRIAVDMAKQAGEKLGHAYTNGPIIHNKQVVNYLKSIGVEEMQDYSQLKPGDTVIIRSHGVPPKTERMLKELNINVLDATCPFVKKVHDKVKQLVEEGYFVVIIGEEGHPEVIGTLGHLEEVGGKGVVVENFEDLVKKVPKRNRIGVVAQTTQSEDFFREAVGYLAENTEELKVFNTICDATSVRQEEVKKIAPEVDVMIIIGGKHSGNTQRLYQISKALNPNTYHIETADELQEQWFENKENIGVSAGASTPDWIIQEVVNKIKEIKGVSHE from the coding sequence ATGGCTAATATAATAGTTGCACAAACAGCAGGCTTTTGTTTTGGTGTAAGAATAGCGGTAGATATGGCAAAGCAAGCTGGAGAAAAACTCGGACATGCATATACAAATGGTCCAATAATCCATAACAAGCAAGTTGTTAATTATCTAAAATCTATTGGCGTTGAAGAGATGCAGGACTATTCACAACTAAAACCCGGTGATACCGTAATCATAAGGTCTCATGGTGTGCCACCCAAAACAGAAAGAATGTTAAAAGAGCTGAATATCAACGTTCTTGATGCTACATGTCCGTTTGTAAAAAAAGTTCATGATAAAGTCAAGCAACTTGTTGAAGAGGGATACTTTGTAGTCATAATAGGTGAAGAAGGACATCCGGAAGTGATAGGAACACTTGGACACCTTGAAGAAGTTGGCGGAAAAGGCGTTGTTGTTGAAAATTTTGAAGATTTAGTCAAAAAAGTTCCAAAAAGAAATAGAATCGGAGTAGTAGCCCAAACAACCCAAAGTGAAGACTTTTTCAGAGAAGCGGTAGGATATTTGGCAGAAAATACAGAAGAGTTAAAAGTTTTTAATACAATTTGCGATGCTACTTCTGTAAGACAAGAAGAGGTTAAAAAAATAGCACCGGAAGTTGATGTGATGATAATCATCGGCGGAAAACACAGTGGAAATACACAAAGGCTTTATCAGATTTCAAAAGCATTAAATCCAAATACTTATCATATAGAAACAGCAGATGAGCTACAAGAACAATGGTTTGAAAATAAAGAAAATATAGGTGTATCAGCCGGTGCATCTACACCTGACTGGATAATTCAAGAAGTTGTAAATAAAATCAAAGAAATAAAAGGAGTTAGCCATGAATGA
- a CDS encoding MgtC/SapB family protein — MENYDILYKILFSLVLGFLIGLEREYKVKEEVFAGVRTFPLISLLGLLSAFISDKFWNEALLISFLAIIGFSLVNFFLEYTKDKGVTTEISVLITFLIGVLTYYNQYYTALFIALLTTLILALKKPLENFAKSLYFQDVMTILKFAFLTAVIYPILPDKSYGPFDAFNPKEIWKVVIIISVIDFIGYFLLRWKGTKSLVLVGFFGGLVSSTAVTYNFSILSKKLDKKEILILGIIIAWVIMNLRIMILVGIFNINLLTLIFPGFLIIAVIQLAFVKKYYKYLNSQIEEENANQFQEAFSILNILQFAFIYAAVIFFIKALKYYYGLIGMYFISFISGVIDVDAITISASNLTKSGSVELIFGAVMILLAVLSNTIFKYIYVFIFADNYLKREMFKITLFTVVPLIIFILFSFI, encoded by the coding sequence ATGGAAAATTATGATATTCTCTATAAAATCCTATTCTCTCTCGTTCTTGGATTTTTAATTGGTCTTGAAAGAGAATATAAGGTTAAAGAAGAAGTATTTGCAGGTGTCAGAACATTTCCCCTTATATCTCTTCTTGGTTTATTATCTGCATTTATAAGTGATAAATTTTGGAATGAAGCACTTTTAATATCATTTCTTGCGATCATAGGATTTAGCTTAGTCAATTTTTTCTTAGAATACACTAAGGATAAAGGCGTTACGACAGAGATTTCTGTATTGATTACTTTCTTAATTGGAGTATTAACATACTATAATCAATATTACACAGCTTTATTTATTGCCTTATTAACTACATTAATCCTTGCATTGAAAAAGCCATTAGAAAATTTCGCTAAAAGTCTTTACTTTCAAGATGTAATGACAATTTTAAAATTTGCTTTTTTAACAGCTGTCATCTATCCAATTTTACCGGATAAAAGTTATGGCCCTTTTGATGCTTTTAACCCAAAGGAAATATGGAAAGTTGTAATTATTATTTCTGTAATAGATTTTATTGGATATTTTCTACTGCGATGGAAAGGTACTAAATCCTTGGTTTTGGTTGGATTTTTTGGTGGTTTGGTTTCAAGCACCGCAGTTACTTACAATTTCTCGATTCTTTCTAAAAAATTAGATAAAAAAGAAATACTAATCCTTGGCATCATAATAGCTTGGGTAATTATGAATTTAAGAATAATGATTTTGGTTGGAATTTTTAATATAAATCTTTTGACTCTAATTTTTCCCGGTTTCCTGATCATTGCAGTAATTCAGTTAGCTTTTGTTAAAAAGTACTACAAATACTTAAATTCTCAAATTGAAGAAGAAAATGCTAATCAGTTTCAAGAGGCTTTTAGCATCCTTAATATACTCCAATTTGCTTTTATTTATGCTGCTGTTATATTTTTTATAAAAGCATTGAAATATTATTATGGCTTAATTGGTATGTACTTTATAAGTTTTATCTCAGGTGTGATTGATGTTGATGCTATAACAATTTCTGCATCAAACCTAACAAAATCGGGAAGTGTTGAGCTAATTTTTGGAGCAGTAATGATCCTTTTAGCTGTACTTTCTAATACTATATTTAAATACATTTATGTTTTTATCTTTGCAGATAATTACTTAAAAAGAGAGATGTTTAAAATAACTTTATTTACTGTTGTTCCACTTATAATTTTTATCTTATTTAGCTTTATTTAA
- a CDS encoding sodium:calcium antiporter, whose translation MILDFVLLVVGILFVLAAAELFTNGIETLGHRLNVSKNFTGSVLAAVGTALPETLIPIIAIVFFAGNKGYDIGVGAILGAPFMLSTVAFPLIGLTVIVGHLLKKRGVALHAETTGLRRDLTFFLFAYSVALFIVPFEGYTLRVITAIFLIGLYVLYVFQTLKGESEDMETPEHLFLAPKNPHPHIFLIIAQVIISLILMVGGAHFFVHGIEKISLALGLDPLIFSLIIAPIATELPEKINSIKWILEKKDTLAVGNVAGAMVFQSTIPVSIGVLFTEWNITGLALVSGIFAIISAFIALTVSYINRKYFAYGFTSGILLFVAYIYLVLTNGAG comes from the coding sequence ATGATTCTTGATTTTGTTTTATTAGTAGTTGGTATACTTTTTGTTTTAGCAGCAGCTGAGCTGTTTACAAACGGTATAGAAACTCTTGGACATAGATTAAACGTATCTAAAAACTTTACAGGTAGCGTACTGGCTGCTGTAGGAACTGCTTTACCGGAAACTTTAATACCAATAATTGCAATAGTTTTTTTTGCAGGAAATAAAGGATATGATATTGGCGTTGGAGCAATCCTTGGTGCTCCTTTTATGCTTTCAACCGTAGCATTTCCACTTATTGGATTAACAGTAATCGTTGGTCATTTATTGAAAAAAAGAGGGGTTGCATTACATGCAGAAACCACAGGACTTAGACGAGATTTAACATTCTTTTTATTTGCCTATTCCGTAGCTTTATTTATCGTCCCTTTTGAAGGCTATACACTGAGAGTTATAACTGCTATCTTTTTAATTGGTCTTTATGTTCTGTATGTATTTCAAACATTAAAAGGTGAAAGTGAAGATATGGAAACACCTGAACACCTGTTTTTAGCTCCTAAAAATCCACATCCACACATATTTTTAATAATTGCTCAAGTAATCATCTCTCTTATATTAATGGTTGGTGGAGCACATTTCTTCGTTCATGGAATAGAAAAAATAAGTTTAGCGCTTGGATTAGACCCATTGATTTTTTCTCTTATTATTGCTCCAATAGCTACAGAATTACCGGAAAAAATTAACAGCATAAAATGGATTTTAGAAAAGAAAGATACGTTAGCAGTTGGAAACGTTGCCGGCGCAATGGTGTTTCAAAGCACAATTCCTGTTAGCATTGGTGTTTTATTTACAGAATGGAACATCACAGGACTTGCGTTAGTGTCTGGAATATTTGCAATAATTTCAGCTTTTATAGCTTTAACAGTCTCTTACATTAATAGAAAATATTTTGCTTATGGATTTACATCCGGTATATTACTTTTCGTAGCCTATATATACTTAGTTTTAACAAATGGAGCAGGATAA